GAACCCTCCAAAAATGCCTGATTTTCCAATAAACTCAAACGGAAGTGAATTTTTCAATTTTGCAGCACTTGATTTTGCTGTGGTGAGGCCAGTAGTGGTCTTGTTTTTTCTGCAGCCACCACCAATAGGAACGTTACGTAACGCACCCCCTTTAGTCCAATAACGACGACAAGTCTTGCAGAAATGACGAGGCTGAGTTAAGTTGTAGTTGTTGTAGTAACAGAACTTAGTGTTGGGAGAATCACAACGTGGGCATCTAATATTTTCTGAGTTCGAGGATGGACTTGCAGTTGCTGCTGCAGGGGTAATATTGGAGTTAGAAGTAGTAGTACAAGAAAGAGGAGATGAGGAAGGAGTAGTATTGAATTGCTTTGAAATATTATCTCCTCCTCCTATAAGTGTAGTATTTCCTGCAAAGAGCTCTTGAATCATCTTTTTTTGCTTTTTGAAAGAACAAGGGAAAAGAAGAAAAGCAAATTAGATATAATCTTTTGCTCTTTTCGAAGTGGGAAAGCTAGAATATTGTTGTGATCGATCAAATGTGAAAGAGAGATTTATATTAAAAGAGGAATAAGTATTTTTTTGATGGTGCGAAAGGATGGAGAATggaatgatatatatatagggactCGATAAAGAGAGGAGTCACTACTTGAAAACAACTTGTGATTTTTTAGATTTTGTAATGTAGCGCGGTAGTGCGTTTTGAAGAAGTGATAAAATGGACCTTTCTTGAATGATCGTTCTTTGGAAAAAAGCTAACAGAAAATTGATTATTctatatatcaaatatatttaacAATCTAACTAGTGATCTTCACCTTGCAATGTGATTCATATACGTTGAAGAGTGAAAAAGTTCCACATATGTGGATTTAGACAATTCTTttctcatgagctagcttttggatTGGATTACATCCAAAATCTTTTCTTTACGATACAAGAAGACATTTTTAAGAATAAGTTATAATTTCAAATAAGGTATAATTTCAGAGGTGTAGCATTTGTTTTGTGGATTTAATTATCATATATATGAAGTTCATTCGTGACTCCATTAATTCAAATTTATGTTGAGTAGAAGAATTAAAACCTTTATACCAAGATGGCAAGAATAAGTTTAACTACTTCATAGATATATTATGTTGGGTAACTTACATAAACAACTATAGTTTCTAACCTTCTAACCAATCGTAACTACTGTTTTTGTAATTATAAGTTGTAACTATGTTTTGCCTGTTTCGCGTGTATTCGGGTGTATTTAAAGACACAGTTCCAAAATACAGACAACCAAATACATATGCATATAGATCGGTCAAACAACACATACAGTCAAAATACATATGTTTGTCCAAAAATACAGTGAGTCAAATACATGTACCTCTATAGCTACGAGCTATAAATACAAATACTTTATAGTTACAGTTTGTAATAAAATTAAAGGATAGTTATTTACTTAAATAATTCCTATATGTTAGCTACACATGTAAAAAAtcgtactccctccgtttcaatttatatgaacccatttgactggacacgacatttaagaaagagggaagacttttgaaacttgtggttcaaaataagccttgaaaatttgtgtgactgtaaatcattcataaagtgaatttatttccaatttaaaaaaaaaatcatttattttgTCACGGACTAAAATTGATATAGGATCAACCAAATTGAAACAGGAGGAGTATTATGTTTGGTAGTTGCCTAGTTGGGGTAATGAAGGAATGTCAAAAGATCTTCAAGTATAACTAAGCTTAGCACCTTAATCCATCTTCATTATGCACAGGTATTATGGTTTCAATTTATTGCAGAATGTGAAATTAAAGTGGGAATTCCGGAAGAGCCAAAATTTAGAATGATGATAGCAATCAAGTTTTCTAAAAGAAAACAACCTTATTTATGACTTTGTGCTTTATTACAGCCTACAAGATATGCAATTATTTATAAACAATCATCATTACAAGTTCAAAGCACTTATTGCCTTGAAATATGTGTAAAGTGGATGCCTAGCCAGCCAATACAATTTGGAGTGACCCCCAAAACTTTGGGCATCAATTTTGCCCCAATACTCCATCTAAACATATTCTTCGTACAGAGTTGCTAAATTGTCATGTCAATTTGATTTAAATTTGATCATACTTATATAAAAATTATCATAATCtttattatataattttaaattaggataaattttaaaaaaaagaagatagaaatgacattaagtaagtataaattattaaatttgacctaaataATCATATGAATTTATTCCATTTAGATCATTGTGGCTAAAATAGTGTGGCCAAAAGACCTTTTTGTTCTTTGTAGGGAGatgattaattaattaagcttagATGATTGTTATGCCACACGTTCACACGCTTGACTCACGGGTGAGCATCATGCTATCATATCATCTAAGGCATTACTACGGCAACTTTAAACACTTAACTGCAACCGAAGTTTATACCATAACGTGTATTTGCACTACTTTTCTCACTTAATTACTTAtgattaaaaatatatattttatttcattaaattTTTTGATCATGGTAAATTAATATACTTTGATATCGGGTGTAGATAAGTTTTTACCCCAATTAATATACATTTGATACTGGCATAACCTGTTTGAAATTATATTCTGGTTTATTTGCTCTTGATTGACCGCCCTACTAATAATGATTGATGTGGTAAAATTGTTACTTTTTTCACTACGATGATATTAAGTCGGTTTGTGCACTTATACTATTTTCTCGAGTATTGTTACTTCTCGGCTTCTCGCTATTGTAGATATAAAGTAACTTATATGAATTTAAAATCACTAAACAATTTTTGCTTCTGCCTGAAATTTGATCACACCCTTAATTGCGTGGTAAAATTAGTTCCATATGAACGAGAAAGAGAAAGGTTGCTTGAACATATGTTAATTTTATGAACCGATGCAATAACCACTTGAAAACATTCAATTTATCTTCCACATATGTCGAAGCAAAATGGTGATTTCAAAGATCTAAGTCGTGATCAAAGGATTATGCATATTGCTAGAAATGTATATTTCATTACTTTTCAATATTACTGCTTACGTTTAAACTTCTACTATATCTCTGGAAAAGATAATAATGAAGTATCGGTAAGTTTAACTGGAATTAAGTCATGATACTTGCTAGGATTTCATGGTATTAATCATAAAAAGTTGAGTTCACATCTGATGTGAAAACCACTAGAAGCTTCGCGTCTCTCCACAAAAGCTACATATGAAACTAACAAGACCCTGTTACTCGATTTGAAAGCTTGTTATGTTAGCTAAAACGTCAGTCTCATGAGTGTTTGTCCACCCATCTAATAATTCCTACCTTTAAAAacattaaaaaaagaagaagactaACGGTCTCTCCGCCATCTTCCAAGTCTTTTTCTTTTACCTAAAAGTGTCTCGTCTCAAGGGCAGAGTTACCATGGTTCTTTTTCATCGAAAAGTTACATTACGTGGATACGTTATTTTTATTGTATATAACATACTATATGGTGAATACTTTTAAATTTCATAATAAGTGAAAAATTCTGATTCTATCACTGTCTTGGCTTGCATTAGGGTAGGTGTCTACATCACACCTCTTGGCCCTTCTCCAGACCAAGCTAACATGAGATATTTTGTGCGTCGAACTGCACTTTTAGTGAAATTAGATAATGATTGAGAGACGGTTTAGTAAATTTAGTTGATAAATTTAACGTTTCGAGAATTTTTTGATGCTTTTCAGAAACGTCACAAAAGGCAAATATGCCACAATGGTTTTGGAAAAAGAAAACTAGAAACGGTTTGTTTCAGCTTGCCTTTACTACACTAGGCGTTGTCACTGCTCAAAGTTTATCGGGTTTGGGACTTTAGGGGAATTGGACCCTAAATAGATAGAGTAACCCTGCATGAGGATTAGTACAATATTCCATGTTTCGATAGTTGCAAAATAAGAAGGGAGAGTTCTTGATGAATAAAAAAGAATGAAGGAATATTAACGTAAGAGGTGAGAATGACAGAAAGTAGCAAGGGAGATGTGTACTTGACGTAGTCTTGGCCTGACCGCGCGTGCCGTCCGGAACGGCAGCGAATTCAGTGTGTCCTCTCCTAACAAAAAAGAACATCCATTATTGCTCTAATCTATTGATGTGCTGCAAGGACAGCAGTCACTACATATATATTCGAAAAGGACGTCTTATGAATCCAGATCACTACATACCCAACACGAGTAGACTCCTCTTTCTTGAGTTTAAATttcattttctttcctttttggttTATTTGGTTTAATTGCCAATCCATTATTTGAAACCTACTCATCTAGCTAATCTGGATTTGCATTAGGTAGGGTGGAAGGACCTCAACTACCAAACCATATTCCTTGATAGTTACCCCTTccgtgttttttttttaacactaatTTGAACAAATATAAGAGGGTTAAAGAACCCCGTAAAATTTAAGTGTTCCTCTAGAAATTCGGACAAGTACATAGGATCCTTATGTATTAGCCTATTGGGAAAATTTGGAACATGACAAGTCTCAAGTAATATAGATAGCAAAAAATCCATTTCTAACCTAACCTCCTTAACCATTTCAATATGACCACACTTTAAGGCCAAAAGAATGGAAAAGGCCTCAGCATATTTATTAGTCTTATTAATTTCTAAGAACTTTGCTCCAGTATTCAGCACATTACTGTACTTGGTTCTGATTTTTCTCTCAAATTAAAGCACCATGCGTATTGCATTTGGATAGTTGTTTTAGAGAAGTCACAACTCACAATAATACTTtctttttttaacccaaaaacgccttttgttttattttctcaAAATCCTTTTTAAGAACAGAAGTAATAATCGTTTGCAAACATTTTCAAAAGAAGTTTTTATTCCAAAACAAAGCTTTACATCATGCATGCTTTATTAGATAGGAGAAGCCACGCAAGCTGCGAAATATAGAGGAAAATGTGTCGTTCAAAGTCTATGGAATCCTGCTTTATATTTGGGTCCCGACAAATGCCACCCGATTATCCGACACTTCACTTTTCGGTGGGCCATCCCACTATCCTTTCCTTTCAAATCCATGAAAGTCTACGACATGTTTTACGCGCTCCCCAGTTCAACTATTCCGCCAATAATTCACTTGTCTGTTTCTCACTTTTGCGTCACTCCATTCTCAAGGACCACAAAATGTAATTGTCACCCATTCCATTTTTCTGACGATTCTCAGTGACGTTACATTATACTCCTTTCATCCCAAAATAAGTATCACTTTATCCAAAAACACGCACGTTAAAAAattaataatgcaatgtgaagtttatcaaattatccctatataataaaaataaattattttttcttcttgattagagcatgcataaGTATTAAATCTTTTGATAttgagaatccaacaataccaagtttcTATGTGGCTTTTTCAATCCTCATTTAGATGTTATTTTAACTTGTCAATTTTTTTCTAAATGTAAAAATGAAAAAAGCTagccaatttatgtcttgattttctaagataaCACTGATTATGGAATAAATTTTTTTGActaagtgacacttattatgaaacggagggagtattgtcTTTAAAGTCCGCGCAATGATTCTGTATTAACCAATAAACACTCCCACTGAAACGATACCTCTGTTTCGACCAGATTTTGTCTGAGATGAATCCAACAATGGAACTTTATAGGTTCGAATTAGAAATTCTATCATAATCTACTTAATTTACTGGGTTTAAGGTATATTCTTATACTACTAATTTACAGGATCTTTAATACATGTGCATGATCTAAATCAAAGTTATTAAGTTCGCTTGTGTCTGAGGAAATTAAACACTCTAATAAAGTTGTAAATGCGGTTGTCactataatttttatttcaaaattttattAGTTTTTGCTGGCGAAAATCTTCACTTTGCACTTTCAATTGTTCAAGTGTCAATTATGGGTGCATAATTCAAGGCATAAGAAGGTACATATTGGATACATTTTTTTATCGTTACGCAGAAAGTTATATGATGTAGTCTACACCATTAATGAAAGTTACGAGGGTTACAATTGAACTCAACGAATCACACTAATAAAAACTACTATCGACTGGTCCTTTAGACCCTACAATATAGAACAACTGTAAAGCTCAATTAAGGTTCTGCATATTGAGGGGTCCCAATTCCACTTGAGCAGATTAACCTATGATTGGGATCCCAATGCAATGACAAGGTCTTATAGGCAGGAATACAACAGACCACGTTTCTGGAGAATGTTGAAAAAATGACAAGGCTTGCCAAAGAGAATTTCGTGCCGACATATCCCTAGGAAGCTACAATGTTCCACTTAGTGCTATCCAATTTGCTGTTTTCTAGATTAGATTTGgttatagtagtagtagtaatttgTGTTTAAAGTGTTTTGATCCAATAAACTGATCCAACTGGTTGAGACTTAGTAAAATTAGGAATATAAATGATTATCTGGCCCGCGCAATGAATCTACTACAAATAATGCTTCCATTCCAATGCGTCTTCCTCAATCTGCTTTTAACTGTTCCAACCATTAAATCTATCCCAATCACAAACCTTAGAGAATGAAATGAAATTTCGTCAGTACACTGTCCACAATGGATTCATAGCTCTCTTGACTCGTCTGGAAATTAGCAAACTGGTCGTTGGTAGTGGGAAAAAAAGGTAGTCTTCTGTGATACTGAACGGATTCTTGATCAACACAGGTCATGGCTCTGTAGCATGATGAATATCAATCAATTGGATGGACAAAACTTAGTGGTGGTAAGCTACCATAGATCCCTTTCACACACAAAAAAAAGTATGATAAATGGGTCCCATGTCGATTACAGACAAGATGACCAGATGCCCGCTATTGACTCTTCCAATATTGGTTTGACTACAGGATCTAACTAAACAAGACTAGTTGTGATTTCCAGAATTATCGCTATGCTTGAATAAAATAGGGTGGAAATTAACACATTTATCATACTTTCAGATCCTCAGAACTGATATTTTTGAGATAATGCACTTAACTAAAGGATAAAGCCAAGTATTGCAACTAAGCAAAGACATATGAATTGTGCCCACTACTAGTATGAGTTTTCATAATTAACAACGTAACCAACCTAACTTCTTTTTATAATTCGTAGTACTACCTCCTACTGTTTAAAAATCACTGTCTATAACTTCACTTAGATATTTGAAAAATTAGAAATGATTTCAGAAAAGAAATTCATATTCCGCAAAGTCCTACTCCAACGAAAGATATCGGCCAGTAAATGATAAAGGAAATTTTCAACTCGATACTGATTCTACTAACACATGTTTGCTTGTAATGACAAATTTGATATTGTAGTATTTATTGTtggtttaatttaatttaattattaaaatcATTAACTTAATTTTCCCTTATTCTAAATCTTAATCTAGGATTATGATCTATCAAAACTAATTTAAATGATCTATCAAAACTCAATATTGAGTCTACTAATTGTTCGCAGCATTAAATCCTGCATAATATAATATAAGTTAGTTGgtcgcaaaaaaaaaataaaaaaaaaatcaatcttcGCACAGCTAATGCAACACTTGGTTTGCGTTATCAAATGATATCCTTACTAAATTAGGCGCAAATTTCTATATTATTTTATCCgaaataaaatattaaataataatacataaatttacaatgagtaaattaaattatttaaagATAAAATTAGCCTATTAACTtaaataatttatgtataataattctttcattattattatttatgacaTAACAATTCCATtgtaaattaaattatttaaagATAAAATTATCCTTCTAACTtaaataatttatgtataataattCTTTCATTATAGTATTATTTATGACATAAAAATTCCCTTGTATAAATAATTTTACATTATAATCCTGGTATAATTAGCAAGTGAATGCAGCAAGGGAAAGTAGGGAATGTGATGATTCAGGCGTTGCCAGTACAATCCAGCAAGTGCTTGAGTGAAATTATGAGTTAATCGATAAAACAGCCAATAGtggattgattataaaacagaATGATACTAAGTTGCAGCTGCCAAGCAACAATAACATGCACTGCGGTTACAACTTGCTCATCTCCTTAATAGAATTCGACGTTGCGAAATCGATCGTCTTCAAACTCACGAAATACTATGAGTAGAATCATCAACGCTGAAATTTTCCACTTGAAACAACTTGTAAGCATCTCTATGACATTGTTATTATGTACCGAATTTCAATCTTTTGAGCTTCaatgtaattttatgtttttaCTCAAGGATGTGGAACAATTTGAGATACGAGAAGTTCTCCAATGTGAGTCGTCTACTTTAATTTGTAATCGTTCTGATTACTTTTGATTTTACTTCAATTTATCCGTAATTGAGTGATTTACCTTTGTAATTAGGGAACTAGTATGCCTAAATTTGATGTAACGTCAGGTCATTGGCATGTTTGACTATATATGTTCTGCATTATTTAGTTTTACTGTATGTATACTGATGAATTAAATAACCGAGTCTCTAGACCTAGAAATATTCTTGAATCACGCCAATCGCTATGATAGTTTCCGTTGATGTTAGTAGTTCATTGTGGCTGTGAAAGAGAGCACAGGAGAGAGAAAACTACTCCGTCCTCTTGATGATTAAACTCAAAGAGAAGTTATTAGATAATTCATCTTGTGACAAATTAGGAAAATGTTACATACTGTATAAGTCTAGAGCATTTAGTagcatatactccctccgtttcaatttgtttgtcttaattTGACTCGACgcggagtttaagaaaataaagaagatttttgaatcttgtggttttaaactaaagatatgcATAATCTACCAAAATGCTCTTTAATTTTGTAGTCTTAAACATATCATGTGGAATGTTGAAATCAAAGAGTTGCCAAATTAAAAAgaagacattcttttttaaatagactaaaaaggaaggtaagacaaacaaattgaaacaaacgGAGTAACCGCATTAATTCTCTTAACATGGCCATTAAGCCATAGCTTGGGAGGAAATCATAAACGTATGAACTCCAATATTTTGGTTTCCTAGACCAGCCTAGTAGATAATGAGAGTACTTTGAAAGAGTTCTTGTCTGGAGGCCGAAATGGATACATTAGAATCTGTACAGCATGTTTCCTTACATAAGATCTTTCACAGTACTAAATCCAGACTAAAATGCATTAGGCTTTTTGCTTAATTTGATGTGTAACTTTAGCATATGACCAAAGAGAGTATGTACAATTTTGTATAGTTCATCATTCTACAAAATAACCTTGTGGACATATCCTAACACAGAAAGGTGAAAATGGCTGCAGGCATTTTTCATACAATCATGTTCCATAGAGCACTAGGTCTGGTGTGGCCATAGGATATTGATTTGGAACTTTTTGACATAACATATGTACGTAACTTCTGAACTTTCAAAGTTTTAGGTTGATAATGTATTCATCTCTGTCTGTCACCCCCGCCTTTTCTCTCTCCTTCTCCCTTACTATGCTTTATGAATCAATTTTTGGTAGTAACAGAGAATCTGGAAGATGTGTTATTGGAGTCTAGATAGATTCAAAGATGTGCCAAATGAAGTAACGTACTTTGAAAGGGTTTAGACCACTTCTATGCTTCTTACAGTAGGTTATTTCTATAATGTTTCTTTATGATACTGATACTTGAATCAGTGCAATTCCCTTTCCAGTTGTATTCTCGATAAAAGCTTTACTGTTCTCTACCCCTGAAATTCCCGTTATTATAATCTTATTGTAGAATCAAATGGAAAAATGTTGTAAGCATCTCCACTGCAAGAAGTGAAGTTTGGGTGATGCTTAACTAGGACAGGACTAACCAGTCTCGTTTCATCATAATCAAAGGACGTGCCATCTATTAACAAATTCTGCATTTTTATTTCTGTCTTCGttccttattattattttctgaAAATGCTTGTTTGAAATGTTATGTAATTTTCCGCCCTAAAATATTTCATTTGAACGGAGTACCAAAGAAAATCATTGAACTACTGCTGTTTTCTAAGTTAATCTTTTGATGCTGAAAAAATGTCATATTGAATACTACTCTATTCTCGTAAAATCTGATATAGACAAGAATCAACAGAACTAAGAAATGTTGATCCAGTTTTGTTAGTTCACTTATTCATTAGAATCTTATTTGCAAATATAAGATTTATAACTGTGTGCCGACTATAATTAATTGAAACCAAATGTAAATAAGATTCTAAAGAAAGCAGAAGTTAACAAAGACTGGATAAGATCAAAGATGATACAAACTTAAAGTGAAGTTAAACTAACTACAGGAAAATATGGACAATGTCAATTAAACTAAGATAAGGAGTTGTTGTATATTCAGAACTTGAGTGGCGTTCTTAAATGATGTCAATCTGAGGTGAGATCAGTGTGATAAGTGATTTTTTCAGATTTTGAGCCTCCATTTCTTTAACTTGGTGGGACGGGGTTTGCTTTTTCTGGTGAGTCTATTCCAAGATGTTGCCAATAGTTACAGACGTGAATTTTAGCTTCTTCCTTTTTTCATGTTAAATTAAACAGGTGCAGTGCGGTGATGTTGAAGTTGAGAGGAAAATTGATGAGAAGATTAACCAATTCATTGATAAGGTGAAGAAGCACCCCAACCGGAAACACCAGGTTCGTGATCTGAACTTGTCTGTTTGGCCATTTAGTATATTTGCTTAATATTCTTCGCAGATTTTTTAACTTCTCTTACTACTTCtgttttctgtacttctgtttt
Above is a genomic segment from Lycium barbarum isolate Lr01 chromosome 12, ASM1917538v2, whole genome shotgun sequence containing:
- the LOC132623449 gene encoding dof zinc finger protein DOF2.5-like, with translation MIQELFAGNTTLIGGGDNISKQFNTTPSSSPLSCTTTSNSNITPAAATASPSSNSENIRCPRCDSPNTKFCYYNNYNLTQPRHFCKTCRRYWTKGGALRNVPIGGGCRKNKTTTGLTTAKSSAAKLKNSLPFEFIGKSGIFGGFEQEITPSNNNPFLFSSPHQNHNPLISLLRGNHQNLNLQNCGVVKEEQKSIGVNSYNQLPPNGFSSLWKNNYGENGTIVGQVQSTGFQELYQRLKASTSRCYPDHAPSSSMILESAPVAGGELGFWNPSFSSWSDLPTASGSYL